One window from the genome of Salvia splendens isolate huo1 chromosome 9, SspV2, whole genome shotgun sequence encodes:
- the LOC121748461 gene encoding uncharacterized protein LOC121748461 isoform X2, whose amino-acid sequence MNHCAIQQNSYAACEEIWATADRSMERKETVVCPKPLRFGLNRSTLDPAYATPLRWQFSHQQEDYDAKAGNELLDIILGGSRSDQSAPQVASSPPFFSGSPPSRVSNPLIQDARFGDDKVVPVPTPSSVMAPSASSARKGCVRSNFGNNPAFRVEGFDCLDRDGRNCSIPALA is encoded by the exons ATGAACCACTGTGCAATTCAGCAGAACAGCTATGCTGCGTGTGAAGAGATTTGGGCCACCGCCGACAGATCCATGGAGAGGAAGGAGACCGTGGTTTGCCCTAAGCCACTCCGATTCGGCCTAAACCGCAGCACTCTTGATCCAGCTTATGCTACACCCTTGAGATGGCAATTTag CCATCAACAAGAGGATTATGATGCAAAGGCTGGAAATGAGCTACTGGACATAATTCTG GGTGGTTCGAGATCGGACCAATCCGCTCCACAGGTAGCCTCGTCGCCCCCATTTTTTTCCGGGTCGCCGCCTAGTAGAGTATCTAACCCGCTAATTCAAGACGCTCGTTTTGGAGATGATAAAGTCGTCCCAGTCCCGACCCCCTCATCCGTGATGGCGCCATCGGCCTCCTCTGCTCGCAAGGGCTGTGTGAGGTCTAATTTTGGCAACAATCCGGCCTTCCGGGTCGAGGGTTTTGACTGCCTGGACAGGGATGGGCGCAACTGCAGCATCCCTGCCTTGGCTTGA
- the LOC121748461 gene encoding uncharacterized protein LOC121748461 isoform X1, with the protein MNHCAIQQNSYAACEEIWATADRSMERKETVVCPKPLRFGLNRSTLDPAYATPLRWQFSHQQEDYDAKAGNELLDIILAKGGSRSDQSAPQVASSPPFFSGSPPSRVSNPLIQDARFGDDKVVPVPTPSSVMAPSASSARKGCVRSNFGNNPAFRVEGFDCLDRDGRNCSIPALA; encoded by the exons ATGAACCACTGTGCAATTCAGCAGAACAGCTATGCTGCGTGTGAAGAGATTTGGGCCACCGCCGACAGATCCATGGAGAGGAAGGAGACCGTGGTTTGCCCTAAGCCACTCCGATTCGGCCTAAACCGCAGCACTCTTGATCCAGCTTATGCTACACCCTTGAGATGGCAATTTag CCATCAACAAGAGGATTATGATGCAAAGGCTGGAAATGAGCTACTGGACATAATTCTGGCAaag GGTGGTTCGAGATCGGACCAATCCGCTCCACAGGTAGCCTCGTCGCCCCCATTTTTTTCCGGGTCGCCGCCTAGTAGAGTATCTAACCCGCTAATTCAAGACGCTCGTTTTGGAGATGATAAAGTCGTCCCAGTCCCGACCCCCTCATCCGTGATGGCGCCATCGGCCTCCTCTGCTCGCAAGGGCTGTGTGAGGTCTAATTTTGGCAACAATCCGGCCTTCCGGGTCGAGGGTTTTGACTGCCTGGACAGGGATGGGCGCAACTGCAGCATCCCTGCCTTGGCTTGA